CCTGGAGAACTTTCTAGCGCAGTCGCGACAAACCGTGCCCTGGCTTCAACATTGGGACTCGTCATCGCCTGGCTCGTGATCCGACAGAAACAGTCGGCAGTTCAGGTCGCTGAGGCACACCAGGCCAGGGAGGAGAGCGAGGAGAAATTCGCAAAAGTTTTCCACGCAAGTCCGCACCCGATTGGGATCACGGAGGTGACAACCGGTCGTTGTATAGAAGTGAACGATGCCTGTTTGCAGCTGTTTGGTTTCAGTCGTGAAGAAGTGATCGGCAGCACGACATTGATGCTGGGCATCTGGCCGAATCAGCAGGATAGAGTCCGGCTCGTTGAGCGCTTGAAAGCCGGTGAGCCGATCCGCAATTGCGCGTTGACGTTGAAGACCAAATCAGGTGATGTCCGCCACATTCTCATATCTTCCGATTTGATGGAGATCAACGGAACACTTTGCATGATCACTCTCGGCAACGACATCACGAATCGCAAGCAGGCGGAAGACGCCTTGCTCGAAAGAGAGCAACAGTTCCGGGCGGTATTCAATCAAACCACCTGTGGCATCGCGCAGACGGATTCGACCGGCCGGTACACGCTCGTCAACGACCGGTATTGTGAGATCGTCGGCCGCTTGCGCGAGGAACTCTTGACTCTCAGTATGCACGATATCACGCACGCAGATGACTTGCTGGCCAACGCAGACCAATTCCGCGCATTGGTTCAGGGCGGGCCCAGCTTCGTCATCGAGAAACGTTATCTGCGGCCCGACGGTTCCGTGGTGTGGGTGCATAAGGACGTGGCCGCAGTGCGCGACAACGGAGGCAGGGTCTCGCACATTGTCGACGCCATCACAGACATCACGGACCGAAAACGGAATGAAAAGAACCTGCACGACCTCAATGCCTCGCTCGAAAAACGGGTGGACGAGCGGACAAAGGCACTGCGGCAGGAGGAGCAGCGGTTCCACGGCGCCTTTGACCATGCCCCCATCGGTATGGCTCTGGTCGCCCCAGACGGCAGATGGTTGCGAGTGAACGGCGCGTTGTGTCAGATCATCGGCTACACGGAGGCCGAACTCCTCGCAATCGATTTCCAGGCGATCACTCACCCCGACGACCTCGAAGCCGACCTCTCTCACGTCAGGGACATGTTGGCGGGAACGATACAGACCTACCAGATGGAGAAGCGGTACCTCCACAAACGAGGCCACGTTGTCCACATCCTGCTGACTGTCTATTTGGTTCGTGACACCAAAGGACAACCGCTGTACTTCATTTCTCAGAGCCAGGACATCACCGAGCGCAAGCCGGCCGAAGAACAATTCCGCCAAGTCGTGGAATCGGCCCCCAACGGAATGCTCCTGGCCGACTCGAACGGGATCATTACGCTGATCAACGCCCAGCTCGAACGATATTTCGGGTACGATCGTCACGAGCTTGTGGGACAGCCTGTTGAACTGCTACTGCCTGAACGGTTCCGCACGCAGCACCCCGCTCAGCGCGCCGCCTTCTATCACAACCCACAGGCACGGGCCATGGGAGCGAGGCGCGATCTCTTTGGTCGCCGTAAAGACGGGTCAGAGTTCCCACTGGAAATTGGACTGAATCCTATCCAGACCGCTCAAGGCCAGCAAGTCTTGGCGGCCATCGTCGACATTAGCACCCGCAAGCAGGCCGAAGAGATGTTGAAAGAGGCGGCGCAGGAATTGGTCTCGAAAAATGCTGAACTGCATGAAGCGAACCAGTCCGCCCTCATCGCCACACGCGCCAAGAGCGAGTTTCTGGCCACGATGAGCCACGAAATTCGCACGCCCATGAACGCCATTGTCGGCATGGCAGAGTTGCTCGGGGAGACATCGCTCTCCCCAAGCCAACAAGAATATGTCGGACGCCTTACACGCGCCTCGACCAGCCTGCTTGATTTGATCAACAACATTTTAGACATCTCCAAGATCGAAGCTGGCCAATTGGAATTGGAATCGATCGCCTTCGACATTCAGAGTCTCGTCGACACGATCGGCGAACTGATGGCCATCCACGCCCATATCAAGCAGCTTGAGCTCATAGCTTTTGTGCATCCAGATGTCCCTGCCTGGGTCATGGGCGACCCGACACGCCTCCAGCAGGTGATTATCAACCTCATAGGCAATGCCATCAAGTTTACGGAGCGCGGTGAGGTAGTTCTGCGCATTGAACCGGATAGCGCCGACCCCGACCTGATACGTTGTTGTGTTTCCGATACGGGCATCGGTGTTCCCCATGATAAACTGCACAGCATTTTTGACAGCTTTACCCAAGTCGACTCATCCATGACTCGGAAATACGGCGGCACCGGGTTAGGCTTGAGCATTTCCAAACGCCTGGTGGAGCACATGGGCGGCAGTATCAGCGCCGACAGTACCGAAGGCCATGGCAGCACGTTCTCGTTCGCCGTACGCCTTCCGAAAACAACTTCCCCGCCAACTGCATTGCCATTACCCTTGTTGGACCTTCGGAACCGCCGCCTCCTCATCGTGGACGACACTGAGACCAATCGAATGGTCATACGAGAACATCTCCGACCGCTTGGAGCCTTGCTGGTTGAGGCATCCGACGGTCCAGCGGCGTTACAAGCACTAGACGAAGCACTCGGAGACGGAACGCCATTCGATGTTGCCATTTTGGATTATCACACGCGGGGCATGAACGGACTGGACCTCGCACAGGCCATTCGCAAACGCCAGGACTCTGCTTCGTTGCCTCTGGTGTTGTATGCCTCGGACATGCTGCAGCAGACCGCAGCGCTTTCTCGCGAGTTAGGCATCGACTCCTTCGTTTATAAACCAGTTAGTCGCAGGCGGTTACTGGAGTCATTGGCAGTCGTACTGCATCAGGTGCCGGCTACCACGGTCCGCCAAGAGCAGGCGGCCCATCAGGAACTGGACTTACCACCGCCTTGCCGTATTCTGTTGGTGGAGGACTTAGAAGACAATCGCGACCTGGTACGGCTCTTCCTGAAAGATACTTCCTGTCAATTGGAGATGGCGGAGAATGGCGCCATTGGCGTAAAAAAATTTGCAGAAGGAACTTATGACTTGGTGCTTATGGACATGCAGATGCCCATCATGGATGGACTCCAGTCGACGATGGCCATTCGTCAATGGGAAGTCGAACAGCAACACAAGCCCACGCCGATCATTGCCCTCACCGCCAATGCTTTCTCCGAGGAATCCATAAAAAGTCTGAACGTGGGATGCACAGCCCATCTGACCAAACCGATCAAGAAGAAAGTGCTCCTTTCGACCATCACTCAATGTCTCGGTGCCCTAAGAGATCAAGCGGCCTGAACATCAACCCTCTTTCTCCTCAGACCACTGCTCCTTGGGCATTTTAGTCCTTTCAACCCCTATACAGACCTTTGGACGAGCCGACTAGGCCTAACAAACTTCCCTCCCTGAGGGGGGTGAACTCAACGAGGCACTGACTGAGACTCGATGGATCGCCAGCAACCAAACAAACCCTTGAAAGATGACACTCGCCTGTCTCTGAGCAGGTCTCGCCTCAACTTCACCTGATCAGCACCAACCACGGAAGGAGTGATCGATGCGGAAAGTGACGGCTGAGTCAGGCCCGACGGTGCTGATGGTTGAAGATCATGACGACACCGCATGCTTGGTCCGCTTCATGCTGGAGCGCCAAGGCTATACCGTTCGACATGCGCCTGACGGAAGTAATGCCAAGCGGCTCACAGAAACCAGTCCTGCTCCTGATTTGGTGCTCCTCGATATCTCACTCCCAAATCTGTCGGGCCTTGAGATTCTGCGTACCATTCGCTCGACACCGGGATGGCGACAAATTCCTGTCCTCATGCTCACAGCGAATACCCTCCCGGAATCGATAACCGAGGCAAACAACCTTGGAGCGACAGAATACTTACGAAAGCCCTTTTCGCCAGAACGCCTCCTGCAGATCATTGAATCCTTTCTCCCGTTCCCACAGACTACTCCCCCCTCTCCCATCGACGGGCAGCCCTAACCCCACCCCCATCAAGAACACTGCATTCCTGTACCCCACATTGGATCTACACCAACTCCACATCGCTGCGCACTGAGAGAGACAAGCCCCCCGGTTGGCTGATCCGGACTTGACCCCATCTGACACTTTCATATCAACCTGTTGCTTGTGTCAGAGTACCGTCTTCAAGTATACTGCTGAGTTTGCGCCTCACTACCGGGGCGTCATTTTTGTCATTAAGGAAGCACTGTCACCATGTCCACCGTACGCGCCCCTCAGGACCGTCGCAGCGATATCCGCAATATCGCGATCATCGCCCACGTCGATCACGGCAAAACGACCCTGGTCGATGCCGTACTCCGCCAAACTCACGTCCATCGCAAGATCGATGACATGGGCGAACGCATTATGGATTCGATGGATCAGGAACGGGAGCGTGGGATTACGATCCGGGCCAAAAACGCCAGCGTCATCTACAATGGAGTGAAAATCAACATTGTCGATACGCCGGGCCACGCCGACTTCGGCGGGGAAGTGGAACGGACGCTTCGAATGGTGGACGGTGTATTGATTTTAGTCGATGCCAAAGAAGGTCCCATGCCGCAAACGACCTTCGTGTTGCGGAAGGCGTTGGCGTTGGGACACAAAGCCATTGTCGTCATCAACAAAATCGATCGGCCGGACGCAGTCATCGACGACGTGGTCAACCGCACCTTCGACCTGTTCGTCCATCTCGGGGCCACCGACGAGCAACTCGACTTTCCGATCGTCTACACATCGGCCATTAAAGGAATCGCCACGCTCGATGTCAACAAACCGGGAACGGATATCGTCCCATTGCTCGATACCGTGCTGGAGAAAATTCCTGCTCCAGCAATTACCGTCGATGCCCCGCTCCAAATTCTTGTGCTGGCCCTTGTGCAAGATCCCTACAAAGGCAAGATGGGAATCGGCAAGATCCAGTCCGGTTCAATTGCCAGGCGGCAGAATGTCATGGTGCTCGGGAAAAACGGTGCACAGATTCCAGGTAAGGTGTCCGACCTCGCCGTCTATTCCGGCCTAGACCGGGCCGACACCGAACAGGCAGCGGCCGGTGAAATCGTTGCCGTCGCCGGACTTGATGAGGTGAGCATCGGCGACACCATCGCCGACGCCGATAAACCGGTTGCCCTCCCGCGCGTGTCGATCGATGAGCCGACCGTACAAATGACCTTCTCCGTCAACAACAGTCCATTCGCCGGACGCGAAGGCAAGTTCCTCACCTCGCGCCACCTGCGCGAGCGTCTGTTCAAGGAACTGGAGACCAACGTATCGCTCCGCGTCAATGAGACCGACAGCGCCGATCGCTTTCTTGTGGCGGGACGAGGGGAACTGCACCTCTCCGTCTTGATCGAGCAGATGCGACGGGAAGGGTACGAACTGCAAGTCTCACAACCAGAGGTTATTGTCCATCGCGAAGGCGACAAGGTCATGGAGCCGTACGAGGAGCTGACCATCCAGGTACCGGAGACCTACCAGGGAACCGTGATCGAGGAACTCGGGAAACGCCGAGGCGAGATGCGGCACATGAAGCTGATTCACTCCGACGTCGGCACCAGCGAGATGCATTTGGAATACCACATTCCGACCCGCGGCATCATGGGACTGAAGAACGTGCTGTTGGCAAAGACCCGCGGCACCGTCATTCTGCACCATGTCTTCTCGGCCTACGAGCCGGCGGAAGAGCGAGACCTTCTCGTGACCCCGCATGGCTCGCTCGTCGCGTACGAAGACGGGGCGAGTACAGGCTATGCCATCTTCATGACCCAGGAGCGGGGCGCCATGTTCATCGGCCCCGGAGTCGAAGTATACCGAGGGATGGTCGTCGGTCAAAACAGTCGAGACGAGGATCTGGACGTGAACGTATGCAAGGAAAAGCATCTCTCCAACATGCGGGCCTCCGGGTCCGATGAGGCCTTGGTGCTCACCCCTCCGCGGGAGATGACCTTGGAATTTGCGCTGGAATATATTGGATCCGATGAACTGGTGGAGATCACGCCGCAAAACCTCCGCCTCCGTAAACGATTACTGAATCCCGACGACCGTCGAAAGGCCAAGAAAGCCGGCAAATGAGAATCAGAAAAAAATCACCCAAGCCTTCGGCTAAGCGACCACCACTCTACTTTATCGGATATCGAGGCACTGCTCCTGGTACGGATGAGGTCAAGGCCCTATATGATCGAGAGTACGGTGGACCGCTCGTGATCCAGCACGAGGAGGGATCGCCCGAGTCCTGGCAGGCTACCCATGGCCCATGGTCAGCCCATGTCGTCATGCCCCTTCCGACGGATCAGGTTGCCGCAGTCATGAAACAATTGTCGTGGGAACATGACCTCATGGGGGCGATCGCCCCATCCATCACCGTTCCTCGCGACATGCCGGATACCATCCTCCTGGCGACGCGCTTGGCTCGCTGCTTGACCCTGTTATCACAAGGTACGGCCTATGACGTCATCACACAGGCCTACCTGAATCCCTCAGATTGGCAGCAACGGGCGCTGTCGAGTTTTCTGTTGGACGACCACGTCACTATCGTTCATGACGACAATGCTCACCCGGATCGGGTCTGGTCGTATTCACTGGGACTCAGCAAGTTCGGGATGGACGAGATCGAAATGTTTTCAGCCAAGGGACTCCCTGACGGTTCCAACAAGGATATTTTGTCCGCATCCGGCAGCGAATTTTTGCGACTGGGCCAGCCGATGAAAGTAGGGACCACGCTCGATCTTCCTCTGCTCGGACGTACGGTTCGCGTTCGAAACTACCGGACCGCTGCGCCGGCCGGCCGGATGCTGGGATTCCGAGAGCTACATACCTCGTAAATGTACCCTTACCACGGCCACGCACCTCTCCCGATAGGCCTATCGGCCCGTTGACATCCCTTCGAAACACAGGTTACAAAGTTTATGGTCTGAGTGGGGTCCTACCTATTCCGAGACCTCAGTACAGCTATCATCCATACAGATGTTCTAATAAGGAGGTTTGCGATGAGTGACGTGGCACCGGAAATCAAAGTGGGCGATACAGCACCGGATTTCAATCTGAAGGATCAAGACCAGAAGGACGTGAAATTGAGCGAATTCAAGGGCAAGAAAAACGTTGTCTTGTGCTTCTATCCGCTGGATTGGAGCCCGGTCTGTCAGGGTGAAAATAAGTGTCTGACCGACGACTTCCCGAAGTTCCAGTCCGCCAACGCCGAGTTGTTCGGCGTCAGCTGCGACAGCTTTTTCTCCCACAAGGCCTGGGCGGATTCATTGGACCTGAAGCATCGCCTGTTGTCCGACGTGCACCGGACAACGGCCAAGTCGTATGGTCTCTATTTTGAGCCTTTGAACTGTTCCAAGCGTGCGACCGTCATCGTGGATAAGAACGGCAAGGTCGCCTATGCGAAGGTACAGGAAATCAAGACCGCCCGCGAGGACAAAGAAATCCTCGATGCGCTCGCGAAATTGAGCTAACAATATAGGACTGAATAACGAGGACTGAGGGCTGGGCGACTCTGACGCTCAGTCCTCACACCTCAACACTCGTTATGAGCGGAATCGTTCAAGACGTCAGCGACGCCAACTATAAGGAATTCACCGACAGCTCCGGCGCGGTGGTTGCCTATGGACTGGCCACTTGCGAGCCCTGCAAAGCTTACGATCCTATTCTGGAGGAGACTGCGGCCAAATTCCCGACCATCAAGGTCGGCAAGGCCAAGATGCATGTCCCTGGGCGCTGTCGCGAAATTAAAAAAACCCACACCTTTGAAACGTATCCCACCACCCATCTCTTTGCGCATGGTAAGTTATTGTTGACGCGCGAAGGAGTCGTCGAGCCGGCCGAACTCGCCGCACTCATTTCCGACTACTTACTCAAGTAGCCCCGTGGCTGACCTGTTAGGAGGCGAGCAACGTATGACGACCATGATGCTTGGTGTGCTGTCCGTCATGATTCTGGCCCTTCCGCTATCGGCCAGTGCCCATACCGATGAGTATTTCGAGTCCGTTCAGGCGCCGCACGGTGGACAGTT
The Candidatus Nitrospira nitrosa DNA segment above includes these coding regions:
- a CDS encoding PAS domain S-box protein — translated: MAAAAAAAIFILDLFIPLGVAVPMLYVLPILLSWISPGWRITAVTAGSCIILTLLGAVLSPGELSSAVATNRALASTLGLVIAWLVIRQKQSAVQVAEAHQAREESEEKFAKVFHASPHPIGITEVTTGRCIEVNDACLQLFGFSREEVIGSTTLMLGIWPNQQDRVRLVERLKAGEPIRNCALTLKTKSGDVRHILISSDLMEINGTLCMITLGNDITNRKQAEDALLEREQQFRAVFNQTTCGIAQTDSTGRYTLVNDRYCEIVGRLREELLTLSMHDITHADDLLANADQFRALVQGGPSFVIEKRYLRPDGSVVWVHKDVAAVRDNGGRVSHIVDAITDITDRKRNEKNLHDLNASLEKRVDERTKALRQEEQRFHGAFDHAPIGMALVAPDGRWLRVNGALCQIIGYTEAELLAIDFQAITHPDDLEADLSHVRDMLAGTIQTYQMEKRYLHKRGHVVHILLTVYLVRDTKGQPLYFISQSQDITERKPAEEQFRQVVESAPNGMLLADSNGIITLINAQLERYFGYDRHELVGQPVELLLPERFRTQHPAQRAAFYHNPQARAMGARRDLFGRRKDGSEFPLEIGLNPIQTAQGQQVLAAIVDISTRKQAEEMLKEAAQELVSKNAELHEANQSALIATRAKSEFLATMSHEIRTPMNAIVGMAELLGETSLSPSQQEYVGRLTRASTSLLDLINNILDISKIEAGQLELESIAFDIQSLVDTIGELMAIHAHIKQLELIAFVHPDVPAWVMGDPTRLQQVIINLIGNAIKFTERGEVVLRIEPDSADPDLIRCCVSDTGIGVPHDKLHSIFDSFTQVDSSMTRKYGGTGLGLSISKRLVEHMGGSISADSTEGHGSTFSFAVRLPKTTSPPTALPLPLLDLRNRRLLIVDDTETNRMVIREHLRPLGALLVEASDGPAALQALDEALGDGTPFDVAILDYHTRGMNGLDLAQAIRKRQDSASLPLVLYASDMLQQTAALSRELGIDSFVYKPVSRRRLLESLAVVLHQVPATTVRQEQAAHQELDLPPPCRILLVEDLEDNRDLVRLFLKDTSCQLEMAENGAIGVKKFAEGTYDLVLMDMQMPIMDGLQSTMAIRQWEVEQQHKPTPIIALTANAFSEESIKSLNVGCTAHLTKPIKKKVLLSTITQCLGALRDQAA
- a CDS encoding redoxin domain-containing protein, with product MSDVAPEIKVGDTAPDFNLKDQDQKDVKLSEFKGKKNVVLCFYPLDWSPVCQGENKCLTDDFPKFQSANAELFGVSCDSFFSHKAWADSLDLKHRLLSDVHRTTAKSYGLYFEPLNCSKRATVIVDKNGKVAYAKVQEIKTAREDKEILDALAKLS
- a CDS encoding response regulator: MRKVTAESGPTVLMVEDHDDTACLVRFMLERQGYTVRHAPDGSNAKRLTETSPAPDLVLLDISLPNLSGLEILRTIRSTPGWRQIPVLMLTANTLPESITEANNLGATEYLRKPFSPERLLQIIESFLPFPQTTPPSPIDGQP
- a CDS encoding thioredoxin family protein, with the protein product MSGIVQDVSDANYKEFTDSSGAVVAYGLATCEPCKAYDPILEETAAKFPTIKVGKAKMHVPGRCREIKKTHTFETYPTTHLFAHGKLLLTREGVVEPAELAALISDYLLK
- the typA gene encoding translational GTPase TypA, coding for MSTVRAPQDRRSDIRNIAIIAHVDHGKTTLVDAVLRQTHVHRKIDDMGERIMDSMDQERERGITIRAKNASVIYNGVKINIVDTPGHADFGGEVERTLRMVDGVLILVDAKEGPMPQTTFVLRKALALGHKAIVVINKIDRPDAVIDDVVNRTFDLFVHLGATDEQLDFPIVYTSAIKGIATLDVNKPGTDIVPLLDTVLEKIPAPAITVDAPLQILVLALVQDPYKGKMGIGKIQSGSIARRQNVMVLGKNGAQIPGKVSDLAVYSGLDRADTEQAAAGEIVAVAGLDEVSIGDTIADADKPVALPRVSIDEPTVQMTFSVNNSPFAGREGKFLTSRHLRERLFKELETNVSLRVNETDSADRFLVAGRGELHLSVLIEQMRREGYELQVSQPEVIVHREGDKVMEPYEELTIQVPETYQGTVIEELGKRRGEMRHMKLIHSDVGTSEMHLEYHIPTRGIMGLKNVLLAKTRGTVILHHVFSAYEPAEERDLLVTPHGSLVAYEDGASTGYAIFMTQERGAMFIGPGVEVYRGMVVGQNSRDEDLDVNVCKEKHLSNMRASGSDEALVLTPPREMTLEFALEYIGSDELVEITPQNLRLRKRLLNPDDRRKAKKAGK